A window of the Oscillospiraceae bacterium NTUH-002-81 genome harbors these coding sequences:
- a CDS encoding 3-hydroxyacyl-CoA dehydrogenase NAD-binding domain-containing protein yields the protein MKIAVIGKGKQAAHTAAAFALCKDCQVFLYNTSEGVSRTVEGRTEDVLLDRVERKRLSMEEAAQAITRLVICPEETALYDCDLVVEMSRESRRERRKELKKLAGICSPKTVFAIGTFSLDADWERSEIGREVIGMGFFRERFVSDAVELIASEKIHRDLVAETSGILRRLGKRTILGRDRGGIFYNRFIAPLQYVGETVYFRAFGR from the coding sequence ATGAAAATAGCAGTGATCGGAAAAGGAAAACAGGCGGCACATACCGCTGCGGCATTTGCACTTTGCAAAGATTGTCAGGTATTTCTTTATAATACATCCGAAGGCGTATCCCGAACGGTTGAGGGCAGAACAGAGGATGTCCTTCTGGATCGGGTGGAGCGGAAACGCCTTTCCATGGAAGAGGCCGCGCAGGCGATCACAAGACTGGTGATCTGTCCGGAGGAGACAGCGCTTTACGACTGTGACCTTGTCGTGGAGATGTCCCGGGAGTCAAGACGTGAGAGACGAAAGGAACTGAAAAAGCTGGCCGGGATCTGCAGCCCGAAAACCGTATTTGCCATTGGCACGTTTTCCCTGGATGCGGACTGGGAGCGCAGTGAGATCGGCCGTGAAGTGATTGGTATGGGATTTTTCCGGGAACGGTTCGTGTCAGATGCGGTGGAATTGATTGCCAGTGAAAAAATTCACAGAGATCTGGTCGCAGAAACGTCCGGAATCCTGAGAAGGCTGGGAAAACGGACCATTCTGGGCCGGGATCGGGGCGGGATTTTTTACAACCGCTTTATCGCACCATTGCAATATGTGGGAGAAACTGTGTATTTTCGGGCATTTGGGAGATAG
- a CDS encoding aldehyde dehydrogenase family protein, whose protein sequence is MSTVSELVKRARAAQAVLEGYSQEQVDTLVRAIGKFVYDNAEDLAKRAVEESGMGVYEDKVAKCYGKSKNIWNSLKGKKSVGVIEVNEETGIMKVGKPKGIVAAVTPVTNPVVTPMCNAMFAIKGRNAIIIAPHPKTKKVNKYVVDSFRDILVSLGAPADAIQTIEEPSLDLTDELMASVDVVIATGGGSMVKAAYSSGKPALGVGPGNVQTILDRDIDLEVEIPKVIAGRIFDNGIICSGEQSIIAPREQYDEIIDIFVKNGAFYVDNEEDLAKFREAIFPGGGPISRKVVGQSVQKVAELAGVKVPEGTKVIILKADKHGKEEQLCREKMCPCMVALKYDTFEDAVQIAKDNLLFEGAGHTTSLHSNNMDHIRYAGEVLPISRLIVNQPSSTGAGGALNNGFSPTTTLGCGSWGGNSISENLNYTHLINISQIGMPHTRKIPTDEEIWAE, encoded by the coding sequence ATGAGTACAGTAAGCGAATTAGTGAAACGCGCAAGAGCAGCACAGGCAGTGCTGGAAGGATACTCTCAGGAGCAGGTAGATACTCTGGTACGTGCCATCGGCAAATTTGTCTATGACAATGCAGAGGATCTGGCAAAGAGAGCAGTGGAAGAGTCCGGTATGGGTGTTTACGAGGATAAGGTGGCAAAATGTTATGGCAAGTCCAAGAACATCTGGAACAGCCTGAAGGGCAAGAAGTCCGTAGGTGTGATAGAAGTGAATGAAGAGACCGGTATCATGAAGGTTGGTAAGCCCAAGGGAATCGTGGCAGCAGTGACCCCGGTAACGAACCCGGTTGTGACCCCCATGTGTAATGCCATGTTTGCCATCAAGGGCAGAAACGCCATCATCATCGCTCCGCATCCGAAGACAAAGAAGGTCAACAAATATGTGGTTGACAGTTTCCGGGATATCCTTGTAAGCCTGGGCGCACCGGCAGATGCCATCCAGACCATTGAGGAGCCTTCTCTGGATCTGACGGATGAGCTCATGGCTTCCGTTGATGTGGTTATCGCAACCGGCGGCGGCTCCATGGTAAAAGCCGCATACTCCAGCGGAAAACCGGCACTGGGTGTTGGACCTGGTAACGTACAGACCATTCTTGACCGCGACATTGACCTGGAGGTAGAGATCCCGAAAGTGATCGCAGGAAGAATTTTTGATAATGGGATCATCTGCTCCGGTGAGCAGAGCATCATCGCTCCCCGGGAACAGTATGACGAGATCATCGACATCTTTGTAAAGAACGGCGCATTTTATGTAGATAACGAAGAGGATCTTGCAAAATTCCGTGAGGCGATTTTCCCTGGCGGCGGCCCCATCAGCAGAAAGGTTGTTGGTCAGAGTGTGCAGAAGGTGGCTGAACTGGCAGGTGTCAAGGTACCGGAAGGAACCAAGGTGATCATTCTGAAGGCTGACAAGCATGGCAAGGAAGAGCAGCTCTGTCGTGAGAAGATGTGCCCATGCATGGTAGCTCTGAAGTACGATACTTTCGAGGATGCTGTACAGATCGCAAAAGACAACTTACTGTTTGAGGGCGCAGGCCATACCACATCCCTGCACTCCAACAACATGGATCATATCCGTTACGCAGGAGAGGTACTGCCCATCAGCCGTCTGATCGTGAACCAGCCGTCCTCCACAGGAGCGGGCGGAGCGCTGAACAACGGATTCTCTCCCACAACAACACTGGGCTGCGGTTCCTGGGGCGGAAACAGTATTTCTGAGAACCTGAACTATACCCACCTGATCAATATTTCTCAGATTGGTATGCCGCATACGAGAAAAATTCCGACCGATGAGGAGATCTGGGCTGAATAA
- a CDS encoding response regulator encodes MDEYKVMIVEDDPMVMQIHSNYLARAGGFSVAERVSDGEQALAALKKEQVDLIILDVFMPKADGFAVLQRIREEGYDTEVIMVTAANDYASLNRAMKLGALDYLIKPYDYSRLEKALKKFRRKMNRKEGGQKAVLLEQREVDLFFEESEREDDLPKSINPNTIELVRRFFREHGREEYTSLEVAQAVELSSVTARKYLNYLISQQELKATVDYMTGGRPCIRYRYVSRSLGDRKRRSACPVK; translated from the coding sequence ATGGATGAATATAAAGTAATGATCGTGGAGGATGATCCGATGGTGATGCAGATCCACAGCAATTATCTGGCAAGGGCAGGCGGATTTTCTGTGGCGGAGCGCGTCTCGGACGGGGAGCAGGCGCTGGCTGCGCTGAAAAAGGAACAGGTGGATCTCATCATTCTGGACGTGTTTATGCCGAAAGCGGATGGGTTTGCCGTTCTGCAGCGGATCCGGGAGGAGGGGTATGATACGGAGGTGATCATGGTGACAGCGGCCAACGACTACGCCAGCCTGAACCGGGCCATGAAGCTGGGAGCGCTGGACTACCTGATCAAGCCCTACGACTACAGCCGCCTGGAGAAGGCACTGAAAAAATTCCGCAGAAAGATGAACCGGAAGGAAGGCGGACAGAAAGCGGTGCTGCTGGAACAGCGGGAGGTGGATCTGTTTTTCGAGGAATCTGAGCGGGAGGATGACCTGCCGAAATCCATCAACCCCAATACCATTGAGCTGGTGCGGCGCTTTTTCAGGGAGCATGGCCGGGAGGAATACACCAGCCTGGAGGTGGCACAGGCAGTGGAGCTTTCCAGTGTGACTGCGCGGAAATATCTGAATTATCTCATTTCCCAGCAGGAACTGAAAGCAACGGTTGACTATATGACAGGCGGACGGCCATGTATTCGTTATCGCTATGTGAGCCGGAGTCTGGGAGACCGGAAAAGGAGGAGCGCATGTCCCGTAAAGTAG
- a CDS encoding FUSC family protein: protein MSRKVGMRIVKSCIAAYLCFVVYMLRGQKGIPFYSVIASIFCMQPLLSRSLKVAGERMKGTIIGVAVGIFTLCLERQFHLDEHLWIHYLLLAVMYLPVLYLTVITHNPASSFIACVAYSSVTVSHGFDVSPFSWGINRLIDTMIGILVAYVVNCIHMPARGKRDHLYAVAVDALPEGEDGVLDNYTKVRLNQLVERGAHIFLYARGSAAEAERKLAGYTHRFPVCILNGAALYDPKKGTFTAVESFSEEAVGKLGNLLEKNGFSVFTYCVSHGNLQVFFDKLEDEAMEKWHDSRSTLPRENYVCAYRPADCSVQCLRVFVKEEQRASFADALQREGADILANIHWEADDACPGWQILSLYPLAASVDQAAGKLMEELHVHELNYYVPEDQETWNVWVFEQWHKKQMKKC from the coding sequence ATGTCCCGTAAAGTAGGAATGAGAATCGTCAAATCCTGTATTGCCGCGTATCTTTGTTTCGTCGTTTATATGCTCCGGGGACAGAAGGGCATCCCGTTTTACTCTGTCATCGCGTCGATTTTCTGCATGCAGCCGCTGTTATCCCGATCCCTGAAGGTTGCGGGGGAGCGGATGAAGGGAACCATCATCGGGGTTGCTGTGGGAATTTTTACGCTGTGTCTGGAACGGCAGTTTCATCTGGACGAGCATCTGTGGATCCATTATCTGTTGTTGGCGGTGATGTATCTGCCGGTGCTGTACCTGACAGTGATTACCCATAACCCGGCGTCCTCGTTTATCGCTTGTGTGGCCTATTCCAGCGTAACCGTCTCCCACGGGTTTGACGTCAGTCCCTTTTCCTGGGGCATCAACCGTCTCATCGATACGATGATCGGCATTCTCGTGGCTTATGTGGTGAATTGCATCCATATGCCAGCCAGGGGAAAGCGGGATCACTTGTATGCAGTGGCGGTGGATGCGCTGCCGGAGGGGGAAGACGGTGTGCTGGACAATTATACGAAGGTGCGCCTGAATCAGCTGGTGGAGCGGGGCGCCCATATTTTCCTGTATGCCAGGGGCTCGGCGGCGGAGGCAGAGCGAAAGCTGGCAGGATATACTCATCGCTTCCCGGTCTGTATTTTAAATGGGGCGGCCCTTTATGATCCGAAAAAGGGCACCTTTACAGCGGTGGAATCTTTTTCGGAGGAAGCGGTTGGAAAGCTTGGAAATCTTCTGGAAAAGAACGGTTTTTCTGTGTTCACTTACTGCGTTTCCCACGGCAATCTCCAGGTGTTTTTTGACAAACTGGAGGATGAAGCCATGGAGAAATGGCACGACAGCAGAAGTACGCTGCCCCGGGAGAATTATGTGTGTGCATACCGGCCGGCGGACTGTTCGGTGCAGTGCCTGCGGGTTTTTGTAAAAGAGGAACAGCGGGCGTCCTTTGCGGACGCGCTGCAAAGAGAAGGCGCGGACATTCTGGCAAATATCCACTGGGAGGCGGACGACGCCTGCCCGGGGTGGCAGATCCTCTCTTTATATCCGCTGGCGGCAAGCGTAGATCAGGCGGCAGGGAAGCTCATGGAAGAACTGCATGTGCACGAACTGAATTACTATGTGCCGGAGGATCAGGAAACCTGGAATGTGTGGGTATTCGAGCAGTGGCATAAGAAACAAATGAAGAAATGCTGA
- a CDS encoding LuxR C-terminal-related transcriptional regulator, with amino-acid sequence MKKQQDDVPEEMEAGEQMADSKTADNRIVIKPAIAEQFRQWLDHGRVLFLSAPCGFGKTVVAETLLAGRSYRRVTGEQPQLEELAADRSWKMLLLDDLQLMQEEEEQQALCALIRDNPSRRFLLLSRGVPPGCLMAFGYTGLMTVLRADALLFDREDVRRCFQLFDVPVTESEITAILKESIGHPLGVAVTARCMAEGRSFGPDVVADAFREIFLYFETAIYRRFDLLIRRFLLELAPFESFDLEMARMVSGNPHAGELLDWLQRNTTMFRYDDIQRFHFWSEFRAFLLWEMDREYTEEKKRALFIRGGMYYELKEDFSHALECYTQGGDHAKVSELLIRSAQLHPGMGHYQEMEKYYRALPEAELLSSPSLMQGMSMLCALSGDYEASERWYDELRQFALRCDKRDAEGRQAKSRLAWLDISLPQRGVEGLTETIPAVFRLMMEKEIALPPFSVTSTLPSIMNGGKDFSDWSRKDDLLYRTLRVPVEAVLGKDGVGLADCAIAESKFEKGEAISFRMLSLVPRMGEIRRRGTPDIEFAVTGLLIRSQISSGQVEDARRTAENLRTYFIEERLTRFLPNMDALRCRIDLYGGDLDSADAWYREKAPRDPLHLDVMKRYQYMTQAMVELTGGKPEAALLTLAPLVDYCRRCQRHIDGIHLAVLQAVALWRQKDAHWRALLTEALDCAESYDFIRPISCYGGAVLPLLEELPRVDDSRWFQRLMAEVRAQAACYPAFLQPRMAPGETLTATELQILRLICADKSNAQIGEIMDIKLPTVKTHVSHILEKLGVSRRSEARTVAQKRWLV; translated from the coding sequence GTGAAAAAGCAGCAGGATGACGTGCCGGAAGAAATGGAGGCAGGGGAGCAAATGGCGGATAGCAAAACAGCAGACAACAGAATCGTGATCAAACCTGCGATCGCGGAGCAGTTCCGGCAGTGGCTGGATCATGGCAGAGTGCTTTTCCTCAGTGCGCCCTGCGGCTTTGGAAAGACGGTGGTGGCGGAGACCCTGCTGGCGGGAAGATCTTACCGGCGGGTGACCGGGGAGCAGCCGCAGCTGGAAGAGCTGGCAGCCGATCGCTCCTGGAAGATGTTGCTGCTGGACGATCTGCAGCTGATGCAGGAAGAGGAGGAGCAGCAGGCGCTGTGTGCCCTGATCCGGGATAATCCGTCCCGCCGGTTTCTGCTGCTTTCCCGAGGCGTGCCGCCGGGCTGCCTGATGGCTTTCGGGTACACCGGTCTTATGACCGTGCTGCGGGCGGACGCGCTGCTCTTTGACCGGGAAGATGTTCGACGTTGTTTTCAGCTTTTCGACGTGCCGGTGACGGAATCGGAGATCACCGCTATTTTGAAGGAATCCATCGGTCATCCGCTGGGTGTGGCGGTGACGGCCCGCTGTATGGCGGAGGGGCGTTCCTTCGGGCCGGATGTGGTGGCAGACGCGTTCCGGGAGATTTTTCTTTATTTTGAGACAGCCATTTACCGGCGCTTCGACCTTCTCATCCGCCGGTTCCTGCTGGAACTGGCTCCCTTTGAGAGCTTTGACCTGGAAATGGCCCGGATGGTAAGCGGCAATCCCCATGCAGGGGAGCTGTTGGACTGGCTGCAGCGCAACACGACCATGTTCCGCTACGACGATATCCAGCGTTTTCATTTCTGGTCTGAATTCCGGGCGTTTCTGCTCTGGGAGATGGATCGGGAATACACGGAGGAAAAGAAGCGGGCGCTCTTTATCCGGGGCGGTATGTACTATGAACTGAAGGAAGATTTTTCCCATGCGCTGGAATGCTATACCCAGGGCGGCGACCATGCCAAGGTGTCGGAGCTGCTCATCCGCAGTGCCCAGCTGCATCCGGGCATGGGCCATTATCAGGAGATGGAGAAATATTACCGGGCGCTGCCGGAGGCGGAGCTTTTGTCGTCCCCGTCGCTCATGCAGGGCATGAGCATGCTCTGTGCGCTGTCCGGGGATTATGAGGCGTCGGAACGGTGGTACGATGAGCTGCGGCAGTTTGCCCTGCGGTGCGACAAGCGGGATGCGGAAGGCCGGCAGGCGAAAAGCCGTCTGGCCTGGCTGGACATTTCTCTGCCCCAGCGGGGCGTGGAAGGACTGACAGAGACGATCCCGGCGGTTTTCCGTCTCATGATGGAAAAAGAAATCGCGCTGCCGCCGTTTTCCGTGACGAGTACCCTGCCCAGCATTATGAACGGCGGAAAAGATTTTTCTGACTGGAGCAGAAAAGACGATCTGCTGTACCGGACGCTGCGGGTGCCGGTGGAAGCCGTGCTGGGAAAGGACGGCGTAGGGCTGGCGGACTGCGCCATTGCGGAAAGCAAGTTTGAGAAGGGCGAGGCCATTTCCTTTCGGATGCTTTCCCTTGTGCCCCGGATGGGCGAGATCCGGCGCAGGGGCACGCCGGATATAGAGTTTGCGGTGACCGGGCTTCTCATCCGCAGCCAGATATCCAGCGGGCAGGTCGAGGACGCCAGACGCACGGCGGAAAATCTGCGGACATATTTTATAGAAGAAAGGCTCACCAGATTCCTGCCGAATATGGATGCCCTGCGCTGCCGCATCGACCTGTATGGCGGCGATCTGGACAGTGCGGACGCCTGGTACCGGGAGAAAGCGCCCAGGGATCCGCTGCATCTGGATGTGATGAAACGCTATCAGTATATGACCCAGGCCATGGTGGAGCTGACGGGCGGGAAGCCGGAGGCAGCCCTTTTGACGCTGGCGCCGCTGGTGGACTATTGCCGGAGATGTCAGCGGCATATCGATGGCATTCATCTGGCCGTGCTGCAGGCGGTAGCTCTGTGGCGACAGAAGGATGCCCACTGGAGAGCACTTCTCACAGAAGCGCTGGACTGCGCGGAAAGCTATGATTTTATCCGACCGATCAGCTGTTACGGCGGCGCGGTGCTGCCGCTGCTGGAGGAGCTGCCCCGGGTGGATGACAGCAGATGGTTCCAGCGCCTGATGGCAGAGGTGCGGGCGCAGGCGGCCTGTTATCCGGCATTTCTGCAGCCGCGGATGGCGCCCGGGGAGACGCTGACGGCCACAGAGCTGCAGATTCTGCGGCTCATCTGTGCCGACAAGAGCAACGCCCAGATCGGGGAGATCATGGACATCAAGCTGCCCACGGTGAAAACCCACGTCAGCCATATTCTGGAAAAGTTGGGGGTCAGCCGCAGAAGTGAGGCCAGAACCGTGGCCCAGAAGCGGTGGCTTGTCTGA
- the guaB gene encoding IMP dehydrogenase yields MGTIIGEGITFDDVLLVPAYSEVIPNQVDLTTYLTKSIKLNIPMMSSGMDTVTEHRMAIAMARQGGIGIIHKNMSIEQQAEEVDKVKRSENGVITDPFFLSPEHTLADANNLMAKFRISGVPITEGRKLVGIITNRDLKFETDFSKKIKESMTSEGLITAKEGITLDEAKKILAKARKEKLPIVDDDFNLKGLITIKDIEKQIKYPQSAKDSQGRLLCGAAVGITANVLERVEALVKARVDVVVLDSAHGHSANVLRCVKMIKEAYPNLQVIAGNVATAEGTRALIEAGVDAVKVGIGPGSICTTRVVAGIGVPQVTAVMNCYEAAKEYGIPIIADGGIKYSGDMTKSIAAGANVCMMGSIFAGCDESPGDFELYQGRKYKVYRGMGSISAMENGSKDRYFQTDAKKLVPEGVEGRVAYKGTVEDTVFQLIGGLRSGMGYCGTATIEELKENGRFVKISAASLKESHPHDIHITKEAPNYSVDE; encoded by the coding sequence ATGGGTACAATTATTGGCGAAGGCATTACGTTTGACGATGTGCTCCTTGTTCCGGCATATTCGGAAGTAATTCCCAATCAGGTAGACCTGACCACGTATCTGACGAAGAGCATCAAGCTGAACATTCCGATGATGAGCTCAGGAATGGATACTGTTACGGAGCATCGCATGGCAATCGCGATGGCAAGACAGGGCGGTATCGGTATTATTCACAAGAATATGTCGATTGAGCAGCAGGCAGAGGAAGTAGACAAGGTAAAGCGTTCTGAGAACGGAGTCATTACGGATCCTTTCTTCTTATCTCCGGAGCATACACTGGCGGATGCCAACAATCTGATGGCCAAGTTCCGCATTTCCGGTGTGCCGATCACCGAGGGCCGCAAGCTGGTGGGTATCATCACCAACCGTGACCTGAAGTTTGAGACGGATTTTTCCAAGAAGATCAAGGAAAGTATGACTTCTGAGGGGCTGATCACCGCAAAAGAGGGCATCACCCTGGATGAGGCCAAGAAGATCCTTGCCAAAGCCCGCAAGGAGAAGCTGCCCATCGTAGATGACGACTTTAACCTGAAGGGACTCATTACGATCAAAGACATTGAGAAGCAGATCAAATATCCACAGTCTGCCAAGGACAGTCAGGGACGTCTGCTCTGCGGCGCAGCAGTCGGTATCACAGCCAACGTGCTGGAGCGCGTAGAGGCACTGGTGAAGGCACGTGTGGATGTAGTGGTTCTGGACTCCGCTCACGGCCATTCTGCAAACGTGCTTCGCTGCGTGAAGATGATTAAGGAAGCTTATCCGAATCTGCAGGTGATCGCAGGAAACGTGGCGACTGCAGAGGGAACCCGCGCCCTGATCGAGGCCGGTGTGGATGCAGTGAAGGTAGGTATCGGCCCTGGTTCCATCTGTACGACCCGTGTGGTGGCGGGTATCGGCGTGCCTCAGGTAACTGCTGTCATGAACTGCTATGAGGCTGCCAAGGAGTACGGTATCCCGATCATTGCTGACGGCGGCATCAAGTATTCCGGTGATATGACGAAATCTATTGCGGCAGGCGCTAATGTGTGCATGATGGGAAGCATCTTCGCAGGCTGTGATGAGAGCCCGGGAGATTTTGAGCTGTACCAGGGAAGAAAATATAAGGTATACCGTGGCATGGGTTCCATCTCTGCTATGGAGAACGGAAGCAAAGACCGTTACTTCCAGACCGATGCCAAGAAGCTCGTTCCGGAGGGTGTAGAAGGCCGTGTGGCATATAAGGGAACCGTTGAGGATACCGTATTCCAGCTCATCGGCGGACTTCGTTCCGGTATGGGCTATTGCGGAACCGCTACCATTGAGGAGCTGAAAGAGAACGGCAGATTCGTGAAGATTTCCGCTGCATCCTTAAAGGAGAGCCATCCACACGACATCCATATCACAAAGGAAGCGCCGAACTACAGTGTAGACGAGTAA
- a CDS encoding DUF2798 domain-containing protein has translation MPKTKLQELVFTILMVFVMVYAMICYNISLNIGGMSNAVFLMAFHELIIMGPAAFILDFFFYGSLSKKIAFRIVTPGEDKPFLVILAISSVTVLLMCPTMSLIATLLFKSAGKEIIAVWLQTTAMNFPMAFFWQIFFAGSMVRAIFGKLFQEKESQVIREKETYPEGGICH, from the coding sequence ATGCCGAAAACAAAATTACAGGAACTGGTATTTACAATTCTTATGGTGTTCGTCATGGTTTATGCCATGATCTGCTACAACATTTCTCTCAACATTGGAGGAATGTCCAATGCGGTCTTCCTCATGGCCTTCCATGAGCTGATCATCATGGGCCCTGCTGCTTTTATCCTGGACTTTTTCTTCTATGGGAGCCTTTCCAAGAAAATCGCCTTCCGCATTGTGACGCCGGGTGAGGATAAACCTTTCCTTGTGATTCTGGCCATCTCCTCCGTCACTGTGCTTCTCATGTGTCCGACCATGAGCCTGATCGCTACCTTACTGTTCAAATCTGCCGGAAAAGAAATTATTGCGGTATGGCTGCAGACCACTGCCATGAACTTCCCCATGGCCTTTTTCTGGCAGATCTTCTTTGCAGGATCGATGGTCCGGGCCATCTTCGGAAAACTGTTCCAGGAAAAGGAATCCCAAGTGATCCGGGAAAAAGAAACCTATCCGGAAGGCGGCATCTGCCACTGA
- a CDS encoding peptidoglycan recognition family protein yields the protein MAVHRRNDRFYDRDWEEEKRYRRKKKRRRQERMARGIFVGGTGCLLVLFVALLVWFPGRWLWNRLFHKEEPATLLVEAPDYDVQLLTPNEYSRPQTATDPITGIVIHYTANPGTSAQNNRDYFEGLKDSHITKTSSHFIVGIEGEIIQCIPTKEVAYASNSRNNDTVSIETCYINEDGSYEQATYDSLVHLTAWLMGKFNLKIDAVIRHYDVTGKLCPLYFVEHEDAWAQFKQDVVDYIEANGSTPPKEQE from the coding sequence ATGGCAGTGCACAGAAGAAACGACCGGTTTTATGACCGGGACTGGGAAGAGGAAAAACGATACCGGAGAAAAAAGAAGAGAAGGCGGCAGGAGCGGATGGCCCGGGGCATTTTTGTGGGCGGAACAGGGTGCCTGCTGGTGCTCTTTGTTGCGTTGCTTGTCTGGTTTCCAGGCAGATGGCTGTGGAACCGGCTGTTTCATAAGGAAGAACCGGCGACCCTGCTGGTGGAAGCGCCGGACTATGACGTACAGCTGCTGACACCCAACGAGTATTCCAGGCCCCAGACGGCCACCGATCCCATCACCGGCATTGTCATCCATTATACGGCCAATCCCGGCACCAGCGCCCAGAACAACCGGGATTATTTCGAGGGGCTCAAAGACAGCCACATCACCAAGACCAGCAGCCATTTCATTGTGGGCATCGAGGGTGAGATCATCCAGTGCATTCCCACCAAGGAAGTGGCCTACGCCTCCAACAGCCGCAACAACGATACGGTGTCCATCGAGACATGCTACATCAACGAGGACGGTTCCTACGAGCAGGCTACTTATGATTCCCTTGTGCATCTCACCGCCTGGCTCATGGGAAAATTCAACCTGAAAATCGATGCTGTCATCCGGCATTACGACGTCACCGGCAAGCTGTGTCCTCTGTATTTCGTGGAGCATGAGGATGCCTGGGCGCAGTTCAAGCAGGATGTGGTGGATTACATAGAGGCCAACGGCAGCACGCCGCCAAAGGAGCAGGAGTAA
- a CDS encoding MATE family efflux transporter, producing MFSNKDLRNLIVPFFLEQLLMALVGMADVFVVGLLGEAAVSGVSRINAFNMIFMNLFTALAAGGAVVISQYIGRKDNRRAGEAVSQLLLAAVLFSVAISVVVLLAKSTILRFMFGRVEDDVMAACVTYLWISAYSYPALAVYNAGAALYRSFGKTSTTMYLSIASNIINVVGNCIGVFWLHAGVAGVAWPSLLARMFSAVVITFFCFSEKNPVRYGKAWIFRLDGSLQKIILRIAVPNGIESGIFQLVKVALSSVAALFGTYQIAANGVAQSIWSVASLVASTMGPVFITVIGQCMGAGDISQTEQYFRKLTKITVGFALLWNSLIFAATPVLLRFYALEPQTKQLILILVLLHNLFSALAFPFADPLGKGLRAAGDVRFTTVTSLFTTIGVRLVFSILFAIVLHMGVVGIACAMCLDWVVRGVIFWLRFRQGKWKNYRVI from the coding sequence TTGTTTTCCAATAAAGATTTACGAAATCTGATCGTCCCGTTTTTTCTGGAGCAGCTGCTGATGGCGCTGGTGGGCATGGCGGATGTTTTTGTGGTGGGCCTCCTGGGGGAGGCGGCAGTGTCGGGCGTATCCCGGATCAATGCCTTTAATATGATTTTTATGAATCTGTTCACGGCGCTGGCGGCGGGCGGTGCCGTGGTCATCAGCCAGTATATCGGCAGAAAAGACAACCGGCGTGCCGGGGAGGCGGTGTCTCAGCTACTGCTGGCGGCGGTGCTGTTTTCTGTGGCCATCTCCGTGGTGGTGCTGCTGGCCAAGAGCACGATCCTGCGCTTCATGTTCGGCCGGGTGGAGGACGACGTTATGGCAGCCTGCGTCACTTATCTGTGGATTTCCGCCTATTCCTACCCGGCGCTGGCCGTGTACAATGCCGGGGCGGCCCTTTACCGCAGCTTTGGAAAGACCAGCACCACCATGTACCTGTCCATCGCCTCCAATATCATCAACGTTGTGGGCAACTGTATCGGTGTGTTCTGGCTCCATGCCGGTGTGGCGGGGGTGGCCTGGCCCTCCCTGCTGGCCCGGATGTTTTCGGCGGTGGTCATCACGTTCTTTTGTTTTTCTGAAAAAAACCCGGTGCGCTATGGGAAAGCATGGATCTTCCGGCTGGATGGAAGCCTGCAGAAAATCATCCTGCGCATCGCCGTTCCCAACGGCATCGAGAGCGGCATTTTCCAGCTGGTGAAGGTGGCCCTGTCCAGTGTGGCAGCCCTGTTCGGCACGTATCAGATCGCGGCAAACGGCGTGGCCCAGAGCATCTGGTCGGTGGCGTCTCTGGTGGCTTCCACCATGGGACCGGTGTTCATCACCGTCATCGGACAGTGCATGGGCGCCGGGGATATTTCACAGACAGAGCAGTATTTCCGAAAACTGACAAAGATCACCGTAGGATTTGCCCTGCTGTGGAACAGCCTGATCTTTGCGGCCACACCGGTGCTGCTCCGATTCTATGCGCTGGAGCCGCAGACCAAGCAGCTTATCCTCATTCTGGTGCTGCTCCACAATCTGTTCAGTGCCCTGGCGTTTCCCTTTGCCGATCCCCTGGGCAAGGGATTGCGGGCAGCAGGAGATGTGCGCTTTACCACTGTGACCTCGCTGTTCACCACCATCGGCGTGCGGCTGGTGTTCTCCATTCTGTTTGCCATCGTCCTGCATATGGGCGTGGTGGGCATTGCCTGTGCCATGTGTCTGGACTGGGTGGTCAGAGGCGTGATTTTCTGGCTGCGGTTCCGGCAGGGCAAGTGGAAAAACTATCGGGTGATCTGA